A single genomic interval of Staphylococcus hyicus harbors:
- the argF gene encoding ornithine carbamoyltransferase translates to MMELHKPVALKGRSLLKENDFTKAEFEALIDFAITLKSYKQDGIQHRYLDGKNIALLFEKTSTRTRAAFTVASIDLGAHPEFLGKNDIQLGKKESVEDTAKVLGRMFDGIEFRGFSQDVVEALAEHSGVPVWNGLTDIWHPTQMLADYMTVKENFGHLEGITLTYIGDGRNNMAHSLMVAGAMLGVNVRICTPKALFPNETYVNMAKKRGDIDGGSVVVTDNIEEAVKGAHVIYTDVWVSMGEESEFETRINLLKDYQVNSSLMQKTGRDDTIFLHCLPAFHDTNTMYGKDIEEKYGIREMEVTDDVFRSPQSKVFDQAENRMHTIKSVMASTLA, encoded by the coding sequence ATGATGGAATTACACAAACCAGTCGCTTTAAAAGGACGTTCATTATTAAAAGAAAACGATTTTACGAAAGCAGAATTTGAAGCATTAATTGATTTTGCGATTACATTAAAATCTTACAAACAAGATGGTATCCAACATCGTTATTTAGATGGTAAAAATATTGCATTACTTTTTGAAAAAACGTCAACACGTACGCGTGCTGCTTTCACAGTTGCATCAATTGATCTCGGCGCACATCCGGAATTTTTAGGAAAAAATGATATTCAACTGGGTAAAAAAGAATCGGTTGAAGACACTGCGAAAGTACTCGGTCGTATGTTCGATGGGATTGAGTTCCGAGGATTTTCTCAAGACGTGGTCGAAGCACTAGCCGAACATTCCGGCGTCCCTGTATGGAACGGTTTAACAGACATTTGGCATCCGACTCAAATGCTCGCAGATTACATGACAGTTAAAGAAAATTTTGGGCATTTAGAAGGTATCACGCTTACTTATATTGGTGATGGCCGTAACAACATGGCACACTCACTGATGGTTGCAGGCGCGATGCTCGGCGTAAATGTGCGCATTTGTACACCAAAGGCCCTCTTCCCGAACGAAACTTACGTCAACATGGCTAAAAAACGAGGCGATATCGATGGTGGTTCTGTTGTCGTTACAGATAATATTGAAGAAGCCGTTAAAGGTGCGCACGTGATTTACACAGACGTATGGGTCTCCATGGGTGAAGAAAGTGAATTCGAAACACGTATCAATTTATTAAAAGATTATCAAGTTAATTCGTCTTTAATGCAAAAAACAGGTCGCGATGACACCATTTTCTTGCACTGTCTACCGGCGTTCCATGATACAAATACAATGTATGGTAAAGATATCGAAGAAAAATACGGCATTCGTGAAATGGAAGTAACTGATGACGTATTTAGAAGTCCTCAATCAAAAGTGTTTGACCAAGCAGAAAACCGTATGCATACGATCAAATCTGTGATGGCGTCAACACTCGCATAA
- the arcA gene encoding arginine deiminase, protein MKRTIKVNSEIGRLKTVLLKRPGKELENLVPDYLDGLLFDDIPYLKVAQREHDYFAEVLRNEGVEVLYLEKLTAESLTEPQVRAQFIDEILAESRKTVLGHEAEIKALFSKLDNQSLVDKIMAGVRKEEINLKTTHLVEYMDDKYPFYLDPMPNLYFTRDPQASVGNGVTINRMYWRARRRESIFMQYILNHHPDFKESDIPVWVDRDSPFNIEGGDELVLSKEVLAIGISERTSAQAIERLARSIFSNPASTFKKIIAIEIPTSRTFMHLDTVFTMIDYDKFTMHAAILKSEGHMNIFTIEPCNGDDNIKITHSNQLKQTLEDALNIDNIEFIPTGNGDTIDGPREQWNDGSNTLCIRPGVVVTYDRNYVSNTLLREKGLKVIEIPGGELVRGRGGPRCMSQPLYREDI, encoded by the coding sequence ATGAAACGTACGATTAAAGTGAACAGTGAAATTGGTCGTTTAAAAACCGTTTTACTTAAACGCCCTGGTAAAGAACTTGAAAATCTCGTTCCAGATTATTTAGATGGCTTGCTTTTTGATGACATTCCTTATTTAAAAGTCGCACAACGTGAACATGATTATTTTGCAGAAGTTTTACGAAATGAAGGTGTAGAAGTGCTATACCTTGAAAAACTGACGGCAGAAAGTTTAACTGAACCTCAAGTTCGTGCACAATTTATCGATGAAATTTTAGCAGAATCTCGTAAAACAGTTCTTGGGCATGAAGCAGAAATTAAAGCCCTCTTTTCAAAACTCGATAATCAAAGTTTAGTCGACAAAATTATGGCTGGGGTTCGAAAAGAAGAAATTAATTTAAAAACGACACATCTCGTTGAATATATGGATGATAAATACCCATTCTATCTTGATCCAATGCCAAACCTTTATTTCACACGCGACCCTCAAGCGTCGGTTGGAAATGGCGTTACAATTAACCGCATGTATTGGCGCGCACGTCGCCGTGAATCAATATTCATGCAATATATCTTGAACCATCACCCCGACTTTAAAGAGAGTGACATTCCTGTTTGGGTTGATCGTGATAGTCCATTCAACATTGAAGGTGGCGATGAGCTTGTCTTATCTAAAGAGGTACTTGCTATTGGTATTTCAGAACGAACATCAGCACAAGCAATCGAACGCTTAGCGCGTAGCATTTTCAGCAACCCTGCATCGACGTTCAAAAAAATCATTGCGATTGAAATTCCGACAAGTCGTACATTTATGCATTTAGATACGGTATTTACGATGATTGATTACGATAAATTTACAATGCATGCTGCCATACTTAAATCTGAAGGTCATATGAATATCTTTACGATTGAGCCATGTAACGGTGATGACAACATTAAAATCACCCATTCTAACCAACTAAAACAAACTTTAGAAGATGCGTTAAACATCGATAATATTGAATTCATTCCTACAGGTAATGGCGATACAATCGATGGTCCACGTGAACAATGGAATGATGGGTCGAATACACTTTGTATCCGTCCTGGCGTTGTTGTGACATATGACAGAAACTATGTCTCTAACACCTTACTACGTGAAAAAGGCTTGAAAGTCATTGAAATTCCTGGTGGTGAACTTGTACGCGGTCGTGGAGGCCCACGTTGTATGAGTCAACCTTTATATCGTGAAGACATTTAA
- a CDS encoding arginine repressor has translation MKREERQKFIEIIVQHNCITSKQDVIDIIEARFGIHFSLTTIANDFLQLNIHKVPSQHHRSRYQLISNDKPKYLEMLKKLYTDDIQRITVINHCILIQSSPGFGQTINFYIDALNLPDIIGTVSGNDTTMIMTRSTEVARCVVTTLFPAHQL, from the coding sequence ATGAAACGCGAAGAAAGACAAAAATTTATCGAGATCATTGTTCAACATAACTGTATTACATCAAAGCAAGATGTGATCGATATTATAGAAGCTCGATTTGGCATTCATTTTAGCCTAACGACCATTGCAAATGATTTTTTACAGTTAAATATACATAAAGTCCCTTCCCAACATCATCGATCACGCTATCAATTGATCTCCAATGATAAACCAAAATATCTGGAAATGCTAAAAAAGCTATACACTGATGACATCCAACGTATTACTGTCATAAACCATTGTATTTTAATTCAATCCTCTCCAGGATTTGGTCAAACGATAAATTTTTATATTGATGCATTAAACCTACCTGACATTATCGGCACGGTTAGTGGGAATGATACAACAATGATTATGACCCGTTCGACAGAGGTTGCACGTTGCGTCGTAACGACGCTCTTCCCTGCGCATCAACTTTAG
- a CDS encoding SE2200 family small protein, producing the protein MKALVTLTVVVGVLGGAFAALKRYQQHVNKAPNIEY; encoded by the coding sequence ATGAAAGCACTCGTTACATTAACAGTCGTAGTTGGCGTCCTTGGCGGCGCATTTGCTGCTTTAAAACGTTATCAACAACACGTTAACAAAGCACCAAATATCGAATACTAA
- the lqo gene encoding L-lactate dehydrogenase (quinone), which translates to MSNQSEPRNIIVVGAGVLSTTFSSMIKELEPNWNIKLYERLDRPGLESSNERHNAGTGHAALCELNYTVLQPDGSIDIEKAKHINEEFEISKQFWGFLVKNKNISNPREFINPLPHISFVRGVNNRKFLKDRYEAMKQSPMFDNIEYTEDIEVMRKWMPLMMKGRDASDIMAASKIDEGTDVNFGELTRKMTSNIEAHDNAEVKYNHEVIDFMQREDKKWEVKIRNRNSGKVFTEIAHHVFIGAGGGAIPLLQKTGIPESKNLGGFPITGQFLTCTNPEVVEEHGVKVYGKEPPGTPPMTVPHLDTRYINGEKTLLFGPFASVGPKFLKNGSNLDLFRSVKPYNIMTLLASAAKNLPLIKYSFDQILMTKEGCMNHLRTFYPEARDEDWELYTAGKRVQVIKDTEEYGKGFIQFGTEVVNSQDHTVIALLGESPGASTSVSVALEVLEKNFPELTSEWTPKIQKMIPSYGKSLIEDEALMRKTRKQTSKDLELNYYE; encoded by the coding sequence ATGTCTAATCAGTCAGAACCTAGAAACATCATTGTTGTTGGTGCTGGTGTACTGAGTACTACGTTTAGTTCAATGATTAAAGAACTTGAACCAAACTGGAACATCAAGTTATATGAACGCTTAGATCGTCCAGGCCTTGAAAGTTCTAATGAACGTCACAACGCTGGTACAGGTCATGCTGCACTATGTGAGTTGAACTATACGGTATTACAACCAGATGGTTCAATCGACATCGAGAAAGCGAAACACATTAACGAGGAGTTTGAAATTTCAAAACAATTCTGGGGCTTCCTAGTAAAAAATAAAAACATTTCAAACCCACGTGAATTTATCAATCCATTACCTCATATTAGTTTCGTACGTGGTGTAAATAATCGTAAGTTCTTGAAAGATCGTTACGAAGCAATGAAACAATCACCGATGTTCGACAACATCGAATATACAGAAGATATCGAAGTAATGCGTAAATGGATGCCATTAATGATGAAAGGCCGCGATGCGAGCGACATTATGGCTGCAAGTAAAATCGATGAAGGTACAGATGTTAACTTCGGTGAATTAACACGCAAAATGACTTCTAATATTGAAGCTCATGACAATGCTGAAGTGAAATACAACCACGAAGTAATCGACTTTATGCAACGTGAAGATAAAAAATGGGAAGTTAAAATCCGTAACCGTAATAGCGGCAAAGTCTTCACTGAAATTGCACACCACGTCTTTATTGGCGCTGGCGGTGGCGCAATTCCATTACTTCAAAAAACTGGTATTCCTGAAAGTAAAAACTTAGGTGGATTCCCGATTACAGGTCAATTCTTAACATGTACAAACCCAGAAGTTGTTGAAGAACACGGTGTTAAAGTATATGGTAAAGAGCCACCTGGTACACCACCAATGACAGTACCTCACTTAGACACACGTTATATTAATGGTGAGAAAACATTATTATTCGGTCCATTCGCAAGTGTAGGTCCTAAATTCTTGAAAAATGGTTCTAACTTAGACTTATTCCGTTCAGTTAAGCCATACAACATCATGACTTTACTTGCATCAGCAGCGAAAAACTTACCTTTAATCAAGTACTCATTCGACCAAATTTTAATGACAAAAGAAGGTTGTATGAACCATTTACGTACATTCTACCCAGAAGCACGTGATGAAGATTGGGAATTATACACTGCTGGTAAACGTGTTCAAGTTATTAAAGATACTGAAGAATACGGTAAAGGTTTCATCCAATTCGGTACTGAAGTGGTTAACTCACAAGACCATACAGTTATCGCATTATTAGGTGAATCACCAGGAGCGTCTACTTCTGTATCTGTTGCATTAGAAGTACTTGAAAAGAACTTCCCAGAATTAACTTCTGAATGGACGCCAAAAATTCAAAAAATGATTCCATCATATGGTAAATCATTAATTGAAGACGAGGCGTTAATGCGTAAAACACGTAAACAAACATCTAAAGATCTTGAATTAAACTATTACGAATAA
- a CDS encoding isoprenylcysteine carboxyl methyltransferase family protein, whose protein sequence is MVLTLLAAFFVIRLYSLYISINNAKALIAEGAKEYGQANSKGLAATHILIYVGAALEAWIQHTTIGTINVFGLILLVLSYFVLFHVIRTLGRIWTLKIFILPHHPIVKSGLYKITKHPNYFLNIIPELIGVLLLTSATYTWFLLLPYAYFLIKRIKQEEKLMESFN, encoded by the coding sequence ATGGTTTTAACATTGTTAGCCGCTTTTTTCGTTATTCGTTTGTACAGTTTATACATATCTATTAACAACGCTAAAGCACTCATTGCTGAAGGTGCAAAAGAATATGGTCAAGCAAACTCAAAAGGTTTAGCTGCGACACATATTCTTATTTATGTTGGAGCCGCTTTAGAGGCATGGATACAACACACAACTATAGGTACAATCAACGTGTTTGGACTCATCTTACTTGTGTTGAGTTACTTCGTGTTATTTCATGTCATTCGTACATTAGGACGCATTTGGACATTAAAAATATTTATCTTACCACACCACCCTATCGTGAAATCAGGACTTTATAAAATAACTAAGCATCCGAACTATTTCTTAAATATTATTCCCGAATTAATCGGTGTATTATTACTCACAAGTGCAACATATACATGGTTTTTACTTTTACCTTACGCATACTTTTTAATAAAGCGTATCAAACAAGAAGAAAAATTAATGGAATCCTTCAATTAA
- a CDS encoding amino acid permease, which yields MTNELKRELSNRHIQLIAIGGAIGTGLFFGSGNTISKAGPSILFTYIIVGFFLFMFMRAMGEILLAKTKFKSFPEIAHEYLGPFAGFIVGWSYWMSWVITVMADVTAISQYIKYFNENIPTWLTCFAIILLLLTLNLTSTKLFGELEFWFAIIKVVTIIALIVVGAVMVFLAFKSPSGTASVSNLWSHEGMFPFGLAGFLTSFQMAVFAFTGIEFIGITAGETKNPEKTLPRAINSVPLRIIIFYVGALAVIMMIVPWNHINPANSPFVGLFALAGIPFAAGFINFVVLTAAASSANSGIFANSRVLFSLGDKKQAPEAMHRLSSRGVPRNALLVTCGLISITVILNLIIPNAETVFVYITSVATSITVVVWALIVVAYISYYRKDHALHKASTFKLPGGVFTAYAVLAFFAFILVLLLIEPDTRVGFILSPIWYGALTFIYWRHRTTIKKHADIAKHA from the coding sequence ATGACAAATGAATTAAAAAGAGAATTGAGCAATCGTCACATTCAATTAATTGCCATTGGTGGTGCCATCGGGACAGGGCTATTTTTTGGTTCTGGTAATACCATTTCCAAAGCTGGTCCTTCGATATTATTTACCTATATCATTGTAGGCTTTTTTCTATTTATGTTTATGCGTGCAATGGGAGAGATTTTGTTAGCAAAAACAAAGTTCAAATCGTTTCCAGAAATTGCCCATGAATATTTAGGACCATTTGCAGGATTTATCGTCGGTTGGTCTTATTGGATGTCTTGGGTTATTACTGTCATGGCAGACGTTACAGCCATCTCACAGTACATTAAATACTTTAATGAGAATATTCCAACGTGGTTAACTTGTTTTGCGATTATTCTATTGTTACTTACTTTGAATTTAACAAGTACAAAATTATTTGGGGAATTAGAGTTTTGGTTTGCAATTATTAAAGTGGTGACGATTATTGCTTTAATCGTTGTCGGAGCTGTAATGGTATTTTTAGCGTTTAAATCACCATCTGGTACCGCAAGCGTATCGAACTTATGGAGTCATGAAGGCATGTTTCCGTTCGGTTTAGCCGGCTTTTTAACATCGTTCCAAATGGCCGTATTTGCGTTTACGGGCATCGAATTTATAGGGATTACTGCTGGAGAAACTAAAAATCCCGAAAAAACGTTACCGCGTGCCATTAATAGTGTACCGTTACGTATAATTATTTTTTACGTCGGAGCACTTGCAGTAATAATGATGATTGTACCTTGGAATCACATTAATCCAGCGAACAGCCCATTTGTCGGTTTATTCGCATTAGCAGGTATCCCTTTTGCAGCCGGATTTATCAACTTTGTTGTATTAACAGCTGCAGCATCATCGGCAAATAGTGGAATCTTTGCAAATAGTCGTGTATTGTTTTCACTTGGTGATAAAAAACAAGCACCTGAAGCAATGCACCGTCTTTCAAGTCGTGGTGTTCCCCGTAATGCTTTACTGGTAACATGTGGCTTAATTTCAATCACAGTCATTCTCAACTTAATCATTCCAAATGCGGAGACTGTATTTGTATATATTACTTCCGTAGCGACTTCCATCACCGTTGTCGTTTGGGCTTTGATTGTCGTTGCATATATTAGTTATTACCGTAAGGATCATGCATTGCATAAAGCAAGTACCTTCAAATTACCAGGCGGGGTCTTTACCGCTTATGCCGTACTCGCATTTTTCGCCTTTATTTTGGTGCTATTATTGATAGAACCTGATACACGCGTTGGCTTTATTTTATCTCCAATTTGGTACGGTGCCCTCACATTTATTTATTGGCGTCACCGCACAACCATAAAAAAACATGCCGATATTGCGAAACATGCATAA
- a CDS encoding DUF4064 domain-containing protein, with protein MIKRTTEKLLTWIGVGLQVIVVLFWAFLAIIIGANSGEIETALLEDGTTTVEEAQFIMMMYHFIVNFALIFGIITLILAIIAGVMMNKKVKLAGILLIIAGVISIFYSISGILWLVAGIMLLVRKPVPTNSQQMTSYTTSNANHSVNPDASHHVENHNPVNRQAQQHSPRTENDKAEQGYEMNNAESREDAHFRSDAEAQRSKDIQQDPYKY; from the coding sequence ATGATTAAACGAACAACGGAAAAACTTTTAACTTGGATTGGTGTTGGTCTTCAAGTAATTGTAGTCTTATTCTGGGCATTTCTTGCGATTATCATAGGGGCGAACAGCGGTGAAATTGAAACAGCCCTTCTTGAAGATGGCACAACTACAGTAGAGGAAGCACAATTTATCATGATGATGTATCATTTCATTGTGAATTTTGCATTAATTTTTGGCATTATTACATTGATACTTGCGATTATCGCAGGTGTAATGATGAATAAAAAAGTGAAACTTGCAGGAATTTTACTTATTATCGCAGGTGTGATAAGCATTTTTTATTCTATCTCAGGTATTCTATGGTTAGTCGCTGGTATTATGTTACTTGTTAGAAAACCAGTACCAACGAACTCACAACAGATGACGTCTTATACAACATCAAATGCGAACCACTCCGTAAATCCGGATGCATCACATCACGTTGAGAACCACAATCCTGTAAACCGTCAAGCGCAACAGCACTCACCACGTACTGAAAATGATAAAGCTGAACAAGGGTACGAGATGAATAACGCTGAATCACGTGAAGATGCACATTTTCGTTCCGATGCAGAAGCACAGCGTTCAAAAGACATTCAACAAGACCCATATAAATATTAA